From the genome of Desulfuromonadales bacterium:
GGGCACCGGCGGACTGATCCGGCTCCAGCTTGAGCGCGTCGACAACCGGGAGTCGATCGAGGCGGAGATTACCCGCGAGCAGTTTCGGGAGCTGGCCCTGGAGCCCGCGGACCTGGTCTACCTCCGGCCAAAGGCGATGCGCGTCTTCGTCGAAGGCGGGGCGCTCGATTACCAGATCTGAGCAGCGCGCCGACTGCGGAGAAGGGGGTATCCATGAGCCAGTTGACCCCTCCCGGGAAGATCCAGGTTGCCAGCCTTCATCAGTCTTCGTTGGGATATAGCGGCGCCGGTGTAAGGAAAATTCCTATTCGTGGCAAAAAGTCCATCGGAACTACCAATTGGCTTGTCCGGAGAAAAGCACCTATCATTCTTGTCCCATGCAACCTTGCCGGGTGAACGGCGCTGTCGGGAACGCTCCTCTCGTATTCCTGGCGCACGGGATTCGGCAAGGATGGTCGGTTAAACTCAACGGGACGGAGGAAACAGATGGTCAGATGTGTTCAATTTTTGGTGGCGCTCGGGGTGGTGCTGGCAGTGGCCGCGCCGACGCTCGCCGCCGGGGAGGCCGCGACCGCCGCGACTGCTGAAGACACCCTGGTGGTGGATCGGGAGAGCCGCGAAATCCGCTTTACAGCCACCGTCACCCGCGACGACTCCGCCGCGGCAGTCAAGGACTGGGGCACCCGTGGCCAGGCCTGGATCGGCACCAGGGGAGGCAAGGCAGAAAAGTTCTTCATTTTCACCACCGATGTGGATCGGGCTGCGATCGATCAGGCGGTCCGGGACCTGGGCGTGAAGTCCCTCCGCCAAATCCCGAAAGAGGGATGGGAGAAGCATCAGGGATTCAAGGCGACCACGACCCGCGAGGACTACCTGGACGGTGACCCGATGATCGCCAGCATCCGCTTCGAAAAAGACGGCCGGCCGACGGTCATGGCGCTAGATGAACTCATCGAGGAGAAGGTCGCGGTGGGAGACGCCGGCGTGGTCAAGCCCTACACGCCGCACTGGGTTTATCACGGCACCGGCGAGGCGATTCGCTACCCATCGGGATGCATCCTCTGCCCTTCAGACTGCTTTGGCGGCATCATCACCGACAACTCCCTGCCGCTGCTGACCATGAACCAGTACAAAGTCGATTGGAGCAAAATGCCCCCAGTCGGCACCAAGGTAGAGATTGTACTGAAATCGATCCACTAGCCCGCCCGACAGTCCTCTGCCGACAGGCTGAAAAAAGTTCCAATAACCTCCGATGTGAGAGCCAAACAAATGAAAGGCCGATTTCCTTGAGGGAATCGGCCTTTTTGCTAGTGTCTCAGCCTTTACTCTAAAAAGCCCACCCGAATAAGTCTGCCAAGAAAAGAACTTGAAGGTTCGAGTCCGATCCGGGGCCTTGGCGAGGCGACGCTCAAGGTCTGTTTCGGTAAACTCCACTGGCCAAACACTCTCAGCAATTCTCAGGTACCAAGGTATATTAGAAACAGCCTCTAGCTGGGGGCGTTCTACGCCATTTTTTGCCAAACGCCTTGCTGGACCAAAGTTCCCCCCATGCAAGGCAAAGGAGACCAGCCGTGGCTTAGCTACAATTGTCGGAACATGTGCAGGTCAGCCCTTGGGCTTTGCCGAAGGCCTCCCGACCCTCTTTCCACGTGAACCAAGCGATCAGTAGCGCGCCGACGGCATCAAGGCTGCCGATGCCGGTCAATTCAAATCCGGCGCTGGCGATCAGCAAGACCACCGAGAGGTAAAGGCAAGCCTTGGAGCAAGCTGCGTCGGCCAGGATCGCCTGGGAGTTCAAGATCGTCCCGACCCGGGTCTTGTGGTAAATCAGCAACCACATGAACGACATGGATGCCAGGGAGACGACGATCCCCCACAGCGTTGTTTCCGGTTTATGCTGTTGCACAAGATTGAGCCCCGCCATCAGGACCAAGCCGGCCGTCAGGGCGTAGAAGGCCCCACCAGTAATACGCAAGGCCCTCTGCTCGAAGGAATCCCGGGTTTCGCCCTGGTTGTTCCGGATGCGGCGGATCATGTGCCAGATGCCAACCGCCGAGATAACCTCAATAAAGGAATCGACTCCGAAGCCGAATAGTGCCAGGGTCTCGTCAGCACCACCCAGCACCATGGAAACGAGCCCCTCCACGAAGTTGTAGCCGATGGTGAGAATGGCCAGGAGATTGGCCCTGGTGATAAGCTTGTCACGCTCGATCTGCTTCATATCAAGCAGTTCCCTTCCGATACCAGAGAGATGCCACCATCCCGTAGATGCAATTGAGCCCGATTACAACAATTGGTGTGATCATACCAAAACCCAGCCCCAGCACCCCCTTGCCCATCCCCGGCAGGACCAGGAAGAGCATCATGGCCGACGGCGGAAGACTCAAGAGGCAGCCGCGCAGCAGGACCTTTTTCCGCAGAAGCGGCAGCAGAAGCAAAAGCATCCAAATGCCGCCCCAAACCATCCTCTGGCAGAGCCAGGGGGCAGTGAACTCGGGTTTCATGGTCAGACCGATCAAATCGCTGACGCCAACCTTCCCCATGAACCAGATATTGAAACTGTCAACCAGGCCGCCCAGTGCGCCGCCGGCGAAGGCAGCGCTGATTTTCCGGATCATGGTGAAACTCCTTGCGACGTGGTGGTGAAGATATGGTGGAGCCCCTCCTGGAGGAGATTCTCCACATGGCTGTCGTCCAGCGAGTAGTAGACGATCCGGCCAGCCTTCCTGTATTTGACTACCCGCAAGGAGCGGAGAAGTCGCAGTTGATGGGAGACGGCCGACTTGGTGGTACTCAAGAGGCTGGCAATGTCGCAAACACAGAGTTCTTCCAGTGAAAGGGCTTGAAGGATGCGGACCCGGGTGGGATCACCGAGTACCCGGAAAGTTTCGGCAAGTCGGAAAAAGATTTCTTCCGGAGGCATGGCATTTCTGACGGCGGCGACCTTTGCCTCGTCAATGAGAGTGATTGAGCAGATGGCGTTTTGGGGCACTGACTACCTCCATTGTTGAGCAATCGTTCAACTGTTATGATAGGCGCGACCCACTTTCCTGTCAATGTCTGATTCACACCGCAAATCCCCTGGTCCCGAAATGTAAGAGTTAAGCAGGGGCGGCGGTCTAAATTGTCACGACTTCCAGAACAGCAAAAGCCCACCTCGCGGTTCGGGTGGGCTTGTCTGCTATGCCAGCAATCTTAAGACAAAAAGTACCGCTTATTTACGGATAATCCTTCGGTGAGGTGTCCCTGGAACCCGTCCGGAAGCCTCCGCGGCGGCGGAGCATCCGCGTTTGTTCACTGCGCGAGCCCGATCTGTTTCATGAACTCGCCGTTGTCCCAGAACAGGTACTCCTCGAACATGATGCCGTCCTTATTCCAATGGCCGATCGTCGCCATCGGGATTCGGTAGGCCTTTCCGGTCGGCTGGATGGTCTTCCCGTCGGGAAGAACCATCGGCTTTGTGAACGTACCCTCGAGCCAGCCGGTCACCGCAGTCCACTCGCCGTCCGCGGTGCCGAACCGGACCGGGTGCTCCAGGATGCGGTTGTCGGGCGCGAATGTGAACATGACCTTCAGGTCCTCGATGTGCTTCTCGAGGCCCTTTGTCGTATGGCCGTCGGGCCAGTGCACGACCACGTCCTTGGTGTGGCTCTTGTGGAAGTCCTGCCACTGTTGGCCAGTGTACACGCGGAAGTCGAGATCGTCGAAGTTCGCGAGGTTCCTCGCGAGTTCGGGGGGGACGCCCTCGACCTTCGGAGCGGGCTCGCCAGCCTTCGTTCCGGGCCACTTGTTCTTGTCGGCGGCCACGGCGGGGGAACCGCCGAGCAGCGCGCCAATGAGGCTCGCGCCGAGCGCAAGCATAATGATACGGGTCGTCTTCGTCATGGCTTAGCTCCTTTCCTGTTTTTTCCCGCTTTGTGGGTGGCCGATGGCCTATTCACCGGCCGCTGCAATTCCGGAAAAAGCCCACTTGAAATATAGCATTTTCTGCGAGAGCCGGGTGTCGCTGACGAGACGCTGGTGACTTGTTGATGTCCTGACTGCGCTTCGATCATCTCCGGATAACGCCCCCTCTCGATCGACCAGGCGTTTCAGACCGGTCGTCCCCGGGATTGGCTTGAAGATGTACGGAGGTATGCAAAAATGCCGTTGACGCGTGAAGCGCCCGGCGATCTCCGGCATCACCCTATTTCAGAGACTCGGTGAAAAAGGCTGTGAGTTTGTGCATGCAGGAGGATGCGACTGTGACGGAGCGGTTGACAAAGCCATTCGGAATTTGCTAGAAAGGGGGGCCTGAATTTTTCGCATTCATTGAATTAACGGAGGAAAAGTTGTTTTTTAATCCGCATTGGGGCCGACGCACCTTTCTCAAGGCGTCGCTGCTTACAGTTCTTGCCGTTGGCAGCGGTCACGTCGCCTGGGCCCGGGAGCTGCTCGAGGATGGGCTGCCGCCGGGGAAAATCTCCCTCTACAATACCCACACCAGCGAGAGGCTGGCCGTCACCTACCGAGACCGGACGGGGGAATACGACCTGGCGGCTCTGGATGAGATCAACTGGCTGCTTCGCTGTCATCACTCCGACGAGGTGCATGAAATCGATGTCCGGACCATCGAATTTCTCAGCCTGGTCGACCAGAAGCTGGGCGGCAACCGCGACTTCCATGTCATATCCGGCTACCGCTCTCCCGCCTACAATGAGAGGCTGCGGCAGGAGGGGAGGGGGGTGGCCAAACGCAGCCTGCACGTCCAGGGTAAGGCGATCGATGTCCGCGTTCCGGGCGTCAAGCTGGCCAATCTGCGGCGGGCCGCCCTGAGCCTGCAGTATGGCGGAGTCGGTTATTACCCAAGCACGGGCTTCGTTCACCTCGACTCCGGGGATTTCCGTACCTG
Proteins encoded in this window:
- a CDS encoding YdjY domain-containing protein, producing MVRCVQFLVALGVVLAVAAPTLAAGEAATAATAEDTLVVDRESREIRFTATVTRDDSAAAVKDWGTRGQAWIGTRGGKAEKFFIFTTDVDRAAIDQAVRDLGVKSLRQIPKEGWEKHQGFKATTTREDYLDGDPMIASIRFEKDGRPTVMALDELIEEKVAVGDAGVVKPYTPHWVYHGTGEAIRYPSGCILCPSDCFGGIITDNSLPLLTMNQYKVDWSKMPPVGTKVEIVLKSIH
- a CDS encoding ester cyclase, with translation MTKTTRIIMLALGASLIGALLGGSPAVAADKNKWPGTKAGEPAPKVEGVPPELARNLANFDDLDFRVYTGQQWQDFHKSHTKDVVVHWPDGHTTKGLEKHIEDLKVMFTFAPDNRILEHPVRFGTADGEWTAVTGWLEGTFTKPMVLPDGKTIQPTGKAYRIPMATIGHWNKDGIMFEEYLFWDNGEFMKQIGLAQ
- a CDS encoding cation transporter translates to MKQIERDKLITRANLLAILTIGYNFVEGLVSMVLGGADETLALFGFGVDSFIEVISAVGIWHMIRRIRNNQGETRDSFEQRALRITGGAFYALTAGLVLMAGLNLVQQHKPETTLWGIVVSLASMSFMWLLIYHKTRVGTILNSQAILADAACSKACLYLSVVLLIASAGFELTGIGSLDAVGALLIAWFTWKEGREAFGKAQGLTCTCSDNCS
- a CDS encoding metalloregulator ArsR/SmtB family transcription factor is translated as MPQNAICSITLIDEAKVAAVRNAMPPEEIFFRLAETFRVLGDPTRVRILQALSLEELCVCDIASLLSTTKSAVSHQLRLLRSLRVVKYRKAGRIVYYSLDDSHVENLLQEGLHHIFTTTSQGVSP
- a CDS encoding DUF882 domain-containing protein, which translates into the protein MFFNPHWGRRTFLKASLLTVLAVGSGHVAWARELLEDGLPPGKISLYNTHTSERLAVTYRDRTGEYDLAALDEINWLLRCHHSDEVHEIDVRTIEFLSLVDQKLGGNRDFHVISGYRSPAYNERLRQEGRGVAKRSLHVQGKAIDVRVPGVKLANLRRAALSLQYGGVGYYPSTGFVHLDSGDFRTW